GCACAAGAAGCAACCTCTGCCATGATCGTGGCTACCTAGATGTAAGCAAGGCATGTAATCGAACGAAATATGCTGTCCCATGGATACGGTTTACGCTTAAAACCGCTTGTTGCTTCTTTGCTCACTCATAGGTTCAACTGGCGCGTTTTAAGCTCATGGTTCAAAATGCTTGCAAACGCCAACCCAAGGTGAAGCGCTTATTCGGATCAGACAAGTGTCTCTTATCCAATGATGCTACGATGCTATCAAATACCTTAAATCTTAGCTCGATGGCGCGTTTCTTCTCTGCGGCTCATATACCAAGACGTTAATGACTGGCCTGCAATGATTCAATCTTAAATATGGTCGCTTCAGAGACTACCGACCTCACAAACGGCCATGTCAAGCGGACGGTTTCCTATTGGCAAACTCAGCGCATGCTACTACACTTGGCCGTCTCATGAATTTATAGAGTTATGATATGATCTACAGAGCATAATTTGGAAATCTAGATCGACGGTACAAATGTTCTGGGCCTTTGAAGCCGACAGTAAGAATGTGTAAGTATGAATATTTAAGATCTGTATTTCCTCAGTAATTTgcttccatcatcatctcgaCAATCAGTCTTTTCATCCACTACAAATAacctctttccctctcacttcttttctttggctAGAGTCAGACTTTAGGACATTCTCTTCACAacaatcatatcattcttttGCTGCTAGATCAGCCTAAAACTTtcacttcttcaacaatccGAGCCACCCCCAAAGCTACATAGAATAcactctcttcaatttctatcAAAGACGCAGATTCTGTGTACCCTGCTATTCAATACTTATCTATTGGAAAGCCCCCTCAATCATTATTGTATCGTCATCAACCCGTTTCCCGATACCCTCATTCATCATAATGTTTTCACCCAAAGGCCAAGATTATGGCTCTTTTGGTTTCGCCTTTACCATCACTCGGGCTTTACAAGCCATTTGTCTGATTTGCATCCTCAGTATGTCTGCAAATTTCATCGCAGAGATCAATTCGGTCGACACAGCCCCCCCATCAGTCATCATTGCAACTCTCAGTATTGTATGTCACCCTCATTCTCAGATTTCTTCTGGATTCTTACTGATCTCTACCAGGTTGTGATTGTTGTTGTATTTCTTCTTATAGGCTATCTTCTCTATCTTGAGCTCCAACTCAGCTTCCTCTTGGCTACTGCATTCGATACGGCGGCTCTTATTGCCCTCATCGTGGTTTCCGTGAAAGTCGGAACGCCTCTTTCTTATCTGGAATGTCCCGCTCTTCCCAATGTTGGGGTGACTTCGGCATTCGTTGAATCAGCTGTCGGGAATTTCTCCAAAGCCAATTACTACTTTTGGGTCGGTGCATCGAAGACGGCATGCTACGAAATGAAAGCCATCTGGGGGTTTAGCATGGCACTTTGCGTATTATTTTTCTTCAGTGGCATTATCAACATGTGCATATGGAAAAAGAACAAGTTGGTTGCGTTGAAGGGAGATTTGGAGTATCAGGgttaaattaatataaaattagagGTGCATAGGTGGGAAGAGTTGATCGATGTGCAGAATGCCTATTAAAAATCGGAAACAATGGAGGCTACGATCATGATAGGAAGTAGGAAAACTACGATGAGAGTAAGAATGGTTGTCTCGGCATAGGCACTCAAAATGGAAGGCGGAAGATGCTGTGCccagattttcaaaatttggtgTTGATTCAACAGCACACAGAATCAGCGAGGGGGGATATGGGATCATTGGGTTAAAGGGGAAAAAAAGGCGGGGTCTCTCTGGCAACATGAAAGGGGCCGTAATAAGGTGGACAAAATTAGTTCTCATGGTTGggaggttttttttttcagttGGCATGGGACCGATCGGTTAATGTTTGTTTTCTTGCTTTGGGATGCAATAATCATCAATGAGACTTAATGAATATacaattgtttttgattttatacaTTGCTCATCATCTTGAATCATGCTGCGTCCTATGAGTAAAAGAATGAACAGCCCAACTTATCTTCGAGTCGTTGTTGACTTTTTTCATCTGAGCCTGGCTCAACCCGGCCTCAGAATCTAGAAACTACTAGGTAGCACCGCCCACCGTCCACCCCGCCATTCGACCCGTCACTTCTAGTCTTCCAAACTAGCAGCTTCGCAGATCGAAAAACTTAATTCTTTGGCCCATCCCATGTGTTTATTTGCCACACCATATCCGGATTCCGAACCGGCAATATATACATTCACCCAATTGTACCAAAAATGTACCGGATTCATCAACGACCATCACATTAAACAAGAATGATTCATTTGTCAAACATCACATAATCATTGGGTCCCATATGAAGTGGAATTTCCATCGCCAAGCGAGGCAGGGTAAACGTGTACCACGTACTacaacacagcacagcacaacAGGACCAAGGCTTTGGGAAAAGTCATCGGTCCCGGGAAGCAAAACCATGCTATCATCTGTACATCATCTTCTTGTGTGTGGCGGTAAGATATGCATAACGACATGTTGGGTGTTATGAttggatggacggatggatCAAGAAGTTGCGAGGTCTTACAAGCAAACCTGGCGAATCATTTGGGGTTGGATATGCTTGGTGCTGAATTGTTCGACAAGAAGTTGCGATGGGTGGTAAATGGATGATGCGTTTCCTGAAATAGTTGCTCTGGAGAGAAATCTTTGGGCTATTTTTCTGAAGGAGACAAGGCGTCTTATActttgcttttctttcaaaaaagaattttatcaTTCTCTTATTGAATGTTGCTTGGTGAGCGATTAGATAAAATTAGCTATACAAGTGATTTTTTGGGATTagtttttttcattcttttcaatgcGAATAAATAGACTGCAAAATTGCCCAGCTTTAGACAAGCTTTAATTGattatcatttcttttttcgaacTCTTTTCGAAAGAATATTGCTAGCTGGATTCTGCtttaagaaaaaagaaaaggcatgaagggggagagaggcCTGTGTTGTATGTACGTACGTACGTATGGAGTGTAGTACGACGCATCATCAGTCAAGGAAGTTTAGATGCTCTTTGATGGAAGAGGCGTCTTCCGTTTGTTTTCTCACAACGGGGAGAAGTGGAATGAATGCACTTTGAATCTTGGTAAGAATTCTATCATATGCTCACCTGCTGATACGACCTTCTccaaacccatccatcaatcataGGACGCTGCAACTTTgcacccatcccatcccatattccatattccaCATTCCACATTCCATATTGTCGGTACCAATAGCACTATTTCTCGGTAGGAGCCCTCCATTATAGGCTAATGCTTATAAGTTAGCCTGACATCCCAAAAGTCCTAGATCCGCTTGGACCTAAAGTCTTACATTACGAGTCTACCCTACCACACACCACCCTCCCACCTTGTACAAATCAGCGGGCAAAATTGATTAATCATTTTCAGCTGTGGTCAACATGGCATGGGCCAATTGCACCTTATCTTAATTctgaatgatatatatccatAGCCATACCAATATGGTCTAGTAGTAAGTCAGAAGCTGGGCGGATATATCCTTCTTGTTCCTCCTGCGCCTCTCTTGAAGAATTgctctctatctctatctaggtatctaggTATCAAGGAAGTCTATATAGATTTACCTGCTCAATCTTTATTTCATCATCGAATCCAACATGGCTAAAACAATATTCACAACGATTACACCACTCCCTCCCAATGTATCCCGCCAAACGGTCCTCGAAACCCTACACGATCATCTCGAAATGATCGATCTCAATCCATCGCACGCAGAACGCACGCCCACCAAGCCTCCCTCCTCTGCCACCCCGGAAGAATATCACTGTCAATGGTATCGCATCGTCGACAGAGTAGCCTATCTACCAGGCAATCTCTACACCGGCACTGTATCCTTCAACGCCTGTTTCCACGATTTGGCAAATGGATTGCAAACACATTGCTATGCGCCCATGGGCTTAGACATCAAGGAAAAATGGACGATCGGAGGAAACATGCCGGGAGAGCCAGCCATTCCAAGAGAAATCGGCATTAATGCGCCCGTGGAGGGACTTTATATCCGAGAAGATGTCGAGATGAAATGCAACATTCTGATGACGAGATTCGTGCGGAAAACCTTACAGGAATGTTTGAAAGCGCTGGTGGCTCGATTAGTAGTAAAAGCGCAATTGCAAGAGGCGTCCGAGAGAAACAGGAGGTTAACCGTGGGAAGCGTAAGTGGATATGAGAGGGAAAGCGGTACGATGACGCCGCCCTTGAGTCCACCATTGAGAAGTCCCGGAATGGCTTCTGTGGGTAGTGTTGGTAGGAGAGGAAGTGCATATAGTGGTTTAAGTGCCCCCACGAGTCCGCCGTTAAGCCCTTACAACCCGGAGAAATGGGCCGAGGCAGGCACGCAGGGACATCCAGCTTTGAATCCGTATACACCGCTTCAAttgcagcagcagcaaaaGCAACAGCAATTATACCAGATGCATCATGATAGAAAGAGTCACGGGGGAAAAGATCAGAGATGGTCGGGTATTAGTGATAAGACACAGACCTCCTTACCCGGTCCTCCGAACTATGCGAATAAACCGGTCAACTACACGAACAAGCCTACCAGAATCTCCGAAATGGAAGCGCCGCCCGGCCCTGTTGAATTGCCGTAGGTGAAGAGGGAGTAGGGGATTTGAAGAGTTAGATCTCGAGGACAATTGTCAGTAATGGATAGGAACAGTCGTTTGATATGGTTAATTAAAGACGGAGGATTATCATCGGTAATGGGTGGTGCATGGGATTCGGGAGACGGGATTTGATACCACTTACCAATACTGAAGCATCTGCTTCGAAGGCATACCCAGTTGTATGGTCTTAACACAGTTAAGACAGACACATGCATCGGACTGTCGTTTCAGGAAGCTATGAAGACAGAAGAATCACCAtaatgggaatgggaaaaaAGGGACCGACGGATTAAAAAATGACCGTTCGTTTAGGGCGTTGACGTAGCGACATGTGATAGCACGTCTTTTGACTGTATATTAATGACGATTTATGATGTTGGGAGGAAAGAATTTGGGtaatttcgaaatctttggAGTGTTGGTCAGTTTAGCTTTTCGAATTTTCGCACTTATTTCGGCGTAAATATCATCCTGACTCAGTCATAAGCATTGCTCATGGGAAGTTACGTGTGTTTgcataattttgaaaatcataataGTGACGCTTAAGTTCCCCATGTCTCAGAGGTTGGCTGTGAACAAAATGAACAAATTTTATTGAGGATCTATGTGTACAAACAAGCCCCGCATCATACACGCTCATGCCCCAAACCCCTCTAAATTCCTATCTATGATGCCATTCTGCTCATATCGTTTCTTATACGTTGGTAATCGAGGAGACCTAAACATGTTAGtaaataattcaaagaaaagCAATGGAGTAGAAAATTGTTAGGCATACCTTCAATCGAACCAACAGCACTGATTGCAATGTCTTGGTCCCACAACTTTCTTTGCGCAAAGCTCATAACATCCTTCTCGCTAATGGCTCCAATAACACGCTCAATCTCCTCTGGTCCCATACGACGGCCGGTGGTGATGATTTGtcttccaatatcttcagCGACGGCAGTGGTGCCGTCTAAGGAAAGGAGAATAGATGCCTTGAGTTGAGCCTTGGCACGCTCAACTTCGGCCTCGGTAACGTTGTATGATAGACGAGACCATTCACGGAGAGTAAAGTGAACTAAATCGTCAATACGGGTGGTCTTGTCGGTGACGAGGTAGATACCCCAAAGTCCAGTATCGCTGTAACTTGTTGAGAAACTCATAAAGCTGTTGGCCAAGTCGTTCTTGTGGACGAAACCACTGAGCTTGCTACCCATGTGAGGAGCATTGCCCATAGCTTTATCCCAGTTACCGACGATAGCTTGGGTAACCAAAGCGGTAAAGtaatcatcatctttccagCTAACACCCTCGACAGCGATGGCAATGTTGGCAGTTGGGATGGTATCGTCACGAACTCTGACCTCAGAACCAATGAATTCtggcttttgcttttgagcGTTGGCAATGGCGAGAGCAGCGCTGGAATGTGGCTGAGATGCAAGACCAGCAAAGTGCTTCTCAGCGAGTTCAACGAGTTGCTGGTGGGGAACACCTCCGGCACCGACAAGAACCATACGATCAGCAGTGTAGTTTGTCTTAATATAGTTGGTCAAGTCCTCTCtttggatggattggatgtttTGAGCGGGTCCCAAAATGGTACGTCCTAAAGGTTGTCCTTGGAAAGCAGTTGCGTGTAAATGATCGAAAACGACTTCCTCCAATTGCTTATCAACCTCCTCGGATTCTCTCAAAATAACATCACGCTCTCTGTTAATCGCCGATGGTTCGAgtttggaattttgaagaatatcgGAGAGAATGTTGACAGTTGCTGGTACGTCAGAGTTGAAAGCCTTGGCGTAGTAAACTGTGTTTTCACGCTTCCATGAAATTAGCAAAATGCCTGCGCTATTCATATGAATGTAAACATACGGAAGTGTAGGCATTTAAGTGGCCACCCAtgttttcaatttccaactCCAATTGATGTTGCGTTCGGTTGCTGGTTCCCTATTCTCATTGTAAGCCCAATTGAACGTTCCACCCACCCCAGACTGAAGTATACCTTGAAGGCAAGATGTTCCAAGAAATGAGCAGTGCCGTTGGTCTTGTCGGTTTCCGCCCGAGAACCGGCATCGATCCATACACCAACTGTCGAGGTTTGTGCCCATGGCGAGTGTTCTGTAGCGATCTTTTCTCTTATCAGCACTTTGCCCCTCCATCAGtcatattcaaaacttaCCGTTAGACCGTTTGAAAGAGTTGTGGTCTCTGTCTTGACGCCATTTTTTGTGACTGGAGTCGCGAATCCTCTTCTCAGTCCAGATACGACATTTGGAGCAGCGCGGGTGCGCAGTCCTTTTGTAAGGTTTAATGCTAACCGCCGAGACGCCATGGGGATATGATGTGAGGGTTGTGGTGGAAGTAAAACAAATTGAAGATAACCCGATGAGTTCAAATTACTAGAATTTAGTAAACCTGAAGAGCTTAGTCGTTGATCATATTTCAGCCAATCAAATCCGTTCCGGCTTTGATGACCTTGCACGTGACTTGTTGCCGAGCTACCTAGTTATTCCGAATATCGTCGACCGAGCATTGAAGGACCTGAGTGATAT
The Botrytis cinerea B05.10 chromosome 5, complete sequence DNA segment above includes these coding regions:
- the Bcmas1 gene encoding Bcmas1, whose protein sequence is MASRRLALNLTKGLRTRAAPNVVSGLRRGFATPVTKNGVKTETTTLSNGLTIATEHSPWAQTSTVGVWIDAGSRAETDKTNGTAHFLEHLAFKGTSNRTQHQLELEIENMGGHLNAYTSRENTVYYAKAFNSDVPATVNILSDILQNSKLEPSAINRERDVILRESEEVDKQLEEVVFDHLHATAFQGQPLGRTILGPAQNIQSIQREDLTNYIKTNYTADRMVLVGAGGVPHQQLVELAEKHFAGLASQPHSSAALAIANAQKQKPEFIGSEVRVRDDTIPTANIAIAVEGVSWKDDDYFTALVTQAIVGNWDKAMGNAPHMGSKLSGFVHKNDLANSFMSFSTSYSDTGLWGIYLVTDKTTRIDDLVHFTLREWSRLSYNVTEAEVERAKAQLKASILLSLDGTTAVAEDIGRQIITTGRRMGPEEIERVIGAISEKDVMSFAQRKLWDQDIAISAVGSIEGLLDYQRIRNDMSRMAS